AAAGGCTGAAAAGGGTGATGTCATCCTTGTAAAGGGTTCGCGGGCTTCGAAAATGGAAGAGATCGTGGAGGCGCTGACGTAAATGCTCTACCATCTATTATATCCGCTGCACGTAAAACTCTCCGTATTCAACGTATTCCGGTACATTACCTTCCGGACCGTCCTCGCCATACTCACCGCCCTCATCATCAGCTTCTTCCTGACCCCTTACGTGATCCGGAAATTCAACGAATGGAAGATCAAGAGCGCAAAAAGGGAAGACGTACCGGACAGGCATGAAGTAAAAGAGGGAACGCCGACTATGGGTGGATTTGTCATCCTCGTCTCCACGATCATACCTACCCTGCTCTGGTCGGATCTGACAAACTACTACATCTGGGTCGTTACGTTCGCGCTGCTTTCCTTCGGCGCCATAGGTTTCGCCGACGACGTCAAGAAATTACAGGGCAGTAACGGCAAGGGGATCTCGGGAAAGGCAAAGATCCTTTTCCAGACGCTCTTTGCCCTTATAACCGGAGCGCTGCTCTATTTCAAATACGGGTTCGTCACAGAGCTGACGATACCATTGTTCAAGAATTTCGCCCCCGACCTCGGCGTCTTTTATATAGTGCTCTGCGTCTTTATCATCGTCGGCACATCAAACAGCGTCAATCTGACGGACGGACTCGACGGTCTTGCCATAGGACCTGTGTTGACGGTATGTTCCACATTTCTCCTCTTCGCATACCTTGTCGGCAATATAAAGTTTGCCCAGTACCTCCAGATATTCTATGTAAAAGGCGCCGGCGAACTGACAATACTCTGTGGTGCTATGCTGGGCGCCGGTATCGGGTTCCTCTGGTATAACACTTACCCTGCCGAGCTTTTCATGGGCGACACGGGTTCGCTTTCTCTTGGCGCTTCTCTGGCAACGATTGCCGTTATCATCAAGCAGGAGATACTCCTTGTTATCGCCGGCGGGATATTCGTGCTGGAGGCCCTCTCGGTGATCATCCAGGTCTATTCTTTCAAGCTAAGGGGCAAAAGGGTCTTCAAGATGGCGCCGATACACCACCATTTCGAGCTCAAAGGCTGGAACGAGGGGAAGATCGTTGTAAGGTTCTGGATCATTTCGATCATACTGGGTTTACTGGCATTAAGCACATTGAAATTGAGGTGATATGGATCTTCCGGATAACATAATGATCGTTGGACTTGGCGCATCCGGTGTTGCCGCCGCAAAATTTCTCCACGGTATGGGGAAACAGATCGCGCTTGCCGACGAAAAGGATGAGACAGCGCTGACGCCGGTCCTCAAATCTCTCGAGGGTATTGCGTTCACAGGACATTTTGGTCCCCACAGGGCGGAAGACTTTCTCCGGTATCCCCTCATTGTTGTCAGCCCAGGGGTCGACAGTGAGATGCCCGTCCTTAAAGAGGCCAGAGCAAAAGGGATCCGGGTTATCGGTGAGATCGAGCTTGCCTGTATGTTCCTCGATGAACCCGTCATCGCCATAACAGGAACAAACGGGAAAACGACGACGACGACCCTCATCGGGGAGATATTCAAAAAGGCCTTCGGCAATGTCTTCGTTGGGGGAAATATCGGCAACCCGCTCATCAATTATGTCCTTGAAGGGAAAAAGGCACAATATATCATCGTTGAAATAAGCAGCTTCCAGCTTGAGACAGTGGAGACCTTCAGGGCAAATACGGCAATCCTCCTGAATATCACGGAAGACCACCTCGACAGATACAGGAGCTACGAAGAATACAGGGACGCAAAATACAGGGTCTTTGAACGTCAGACGGAAAAAGACTACGCGGTTATCATTGACGGTCTTGAGGCCCCCGGAGCCGGGAACGGCAGGGTTATCACCTTCTCGACGGCAAAGCAACTGGAAGAAGGCGCCTTTGCAAAAGACGGGAATCTTCATGTACGGTTGAATGGAAACGAGTTCATATATGCAAGAGACCTTTCGCCGCTCGTAGGGATACACAACACGGAGAACATCCTCGCGGCGCTCCTCACCGCCCACATATACGGTATAGACCAGGCGACGATAAGCGCCGTACTCCGGGAATTCAAAGGATTATCGCACAGGGTCGAGCTGGTCAGGGAGTTAAAAGGGGTCAGGTACTACAACGATTCCAAGGCAACCAACGTAGATGCCACAAAAAGGGCCCTCGAGAACATAGAGGGCAGCGTAATCCTTATCGCGGGCGGTAAAGACAAAGGCGGCAGCTACCAGGCTATTACGGAGGTTGCCCGCAAGATAAAGGTACTTATCGTTATCGGCGAAGCGAAAGAGAAGATCGTCAGTGAGCTGGGAAACCATGTCGTGATCTACAAGGAAGAAGATATGGACAGCGCGGTGCGCACCGCGCACGAGGTTGCCGAAAGCGGGGATGTCGTTCTCCTCTCCCCGATGTGCAGCAGCTTCGATATGTTTACCGATTACAAAGACAGAGGAGATGCGTACAGGAAGATAGTGGAGTCCCTATGAAGAAGATCTGTATCTATATACTGGCAGCGATCCTGCTCTATAGTTTCTTCCGTGAGTTCAACGTTATCAAGGTGCTTCTTATGCTTGCCTCCCTCGCATCGATCTTTGCCATAGACCGCATCCCCGTGAAATATATCATGGGAATGAAATATCCCGTTATACTCCTGTCATTCGCGGCCACAGCCTGTTTCTTCTTTTATCCGAGGGCACTGACCGGATACCCGGTGGAGATCATCATTACATTTCTCGCCTTTTACAGCCTCACCTTTTACATAGCTGCCATGGAAGAAAAAAAGAACGACTTCTTCAAAGAAGTTACCGCGATCTCGATCCTCTTCCTCACTTCTTCGTTCAACCTCTTTATCACAGGCAAGCCCCTCTTTATCCTGCCCCTTGCACTTGCAACGATCCTTTTGCTCTTCGTGCTCGAAAGGAACCAGGTTATCCCTTTCATTGCCGGGTACGCGCTTGTTGCGATGATCATCGCCTACAGACAGGGCACGCATTTCGCGGGAACGGGCCTTCTGGGACTTAATGACATCAACCGGTATATCCTGCTTGGGGCATCTTTCGTCTTTCTTGTTACCGGTTTCACCGGATTTATGAAAAAGCGTACCTTTACGACGATACTTCCGTTCTTCGGCTTTTTATACATTGCAACGGATATCCTGATGGTCCTTGGATTAAGGCTCTCAACGGGACTTTTGTATCAACCTGTCATATTGCTCGCTATTGTCAGTCCCCTTGTTGGAATGATGCTGAAGCCCGAAGGAGAACGCGTATGAAGCTCGTTATCTCTGCTGGCGGTACCGGTGGTCATATATTCCCGGGTATTGCCGTGGCAGAAGCACTGCTCGCACAGGACAGGACCAACGACGTTGTGTTCATCGGGACAACCTATGGTCTCGAGGGAAAGATCATCCCGCAGGCAGGGTTTCGACTGCTCTACATTGAGGCGCATCAATTTCTCGGCACATCACCAATCCATAAAATCAGGACCATGCTGCGTCTCCTGAAGGGCATCTCCATGGCAGCGGGCATACTCCGCTCGGAAAGACCTGACGCGATACTCGGCATGGGGGGATTTACGTCCGTTCCCGTCGTGATTGCCGGGGTGCTTCTCGGCGTACCCTCTTTCATCCATGAACAAAACGTACAGCCCGGCCTGGCCAACAGGCTCCTCTCGAAGATCACGAGGTCCACGTTCATCAGCTTTGAAGAGACGAGACGCTATCTTGCCTCAAAAAAGGCCCGCCACACGGGAAATCCTCTGCGCAAGAACCTGAAGGCCGTCGATGTAAAAAAACCCGGGGACAGGTTCTCGATCTTTGTGTTCGGTGGAAGCAGGGGCGCGAAGAGCATTAATGATTCGATCCTTACACTGCTGCCTTTCCTTGAGAGTTATAAGAACACCGTTATGTACCATCAGACAGGCGCCGGTGATTACACCCGTATCAGCGATAGTTACAAAAAAACCGGGATACAGCACGAGGTCTTCCCCTTTACCGACGATATGGCGAAATACTACAGCCTCTCCGATGTAGTGATTTCGAGGGCAGGCGCTACCACGATCTTCGAGCTTGCCTGCTTCAAAAGGGCTGCCATACTCATACCCTACCCTTACTCCGCGGGCGGGCATCAGTGGAAAAACGCCTCCCAGGTGGAGCAAGCCGGCGGCGGTTATGTGATCGGGGATGACGAGGCAAGCGGCGAGAGGCTCTTTGAGGTTTTGAAGCATCTTATGAAGGAGCCGCAACTGCTAAAAGAGATGGGAGAAAATATCAGCAGGATATACGTGGAGGACGCGGCAGAACGGATCATCGGAGGGATCACAGATGGTATTTCATAAGATAGAAAAGGTGCATTTTGTCGGGATAGGCGGCATAGGCATGAGCGGCATCGCGGAGGTCCTCCTCAATCTCGGTTTTCAGGTAACCGGCTCAGACCTGAGAAAAACAGACATCACCGAAAGGCTTGAGAAGCTCGGGGCGCGGATATTCTATGGTCACCAGGAAGAGAACATCGTCGATTCCGATGTCGTTGTGATCTCTTCCGCCGTCAGGGCCGACAACCCGGAGGTAAAAAAGGCCAGAGGTCTTTTTATCCCCGTCATACAGAGGGCAGAGATGCTGGCGGAGCTGATGAGGATGAAATACAGCGTTGCCGTGGCAGGCGCGCACGGGAAGACAACGACAACATCACTTGTTTCTTCAATACTCGGGTATGCCGGCATGGACCCTACCTGCGTCATCGGTGGAAAGCTGAACAGCCTCGGGAGCAATGCGAAGCTGGGGGACAGCAAATTTCTTGTCGCAGAGGCCGATGAGAGCGACGGGACCTTTCTTCTCCTCTTTCCGACGATTGCCGTGGTAACGAATATAGACCTCGAGCACTTAGACTTTTACAAAGACATCGACGAGATCAAGGCGGCATTCCTTACATTCCTTAATAAGGTCCCCTTCTACGGGCTCGACATCATCTGCATCGACAATGCAAACCTTCAGGGCCTGATCCCGATGCTGAAGAGAAGGTATATGACGTACGGTCTTTCCAAGCAGGCAGACCTGCGGGCAGAGAACATAGTCTATGAAGGTTTTACGACACGCTTCAAGGTAGTCTACAAGGGTTATGAACTGGGAGAGATCACATTGGCGCTGACCGGTGTCCACAATGTGGTCAATGCGCTTGCCGCCTGCGGCGTGGGGATCGAGCTGGATATCCCCTTTGCGACCATCAAAGAGGCCCTGAAAAGTTTTTCAGGGATCCACAGGAGGCTGGAGATAAAGTGGGATGGCGACATCACGCTGATTGACGACTACGGGCATCATCCTACAGAGGTACGGGCAACCCTGTCGGCAATACGGAAGATGTGGAAGGGCAGGATCCTGGTGGTCTTTCAGCCCCACCGGTACACGAGGACAAAGGCGCTGATGGAGGAATTCGTCACCTCTTTTAATGAGGCTGACGTCCTCATTATCACCGAGATATACGCGGCCTCCGAAGAAAAGATAGAAGGCGTCACCGGCACGGTGCTCGCCGAAAAGATCCGGGCAAGCGGGCATAAAAACGTGATCTTTGCGGCGACAAAAGAAAAGGCAGCGGAAAAGGTGCTTGAGCTTGCCAAAAAAGGTGATGTTGTCATCACCCTGGGGGCAGGCGACATATATAAGATCGATGAGAGTCTGAAATCAGTATGGAGTGGAAAGGCATAAGAGGAACGATCTTGGAAAATGTCCCGATGAAACGGTATACGTCCATGAGAGTGGGCGGACCCGTCAGGTACCTCCTGTACCCGCTTGATGAAGGAGACCTGAGGAATGTCCTGAAATACCTGACCCACAGGAATATCCCCTATAGATTCCTGGGGAACGGGACAAATGTGATCGTTAACGACAGCGGTCTTGATGAGGCGCTGATACGGATTACGAGGATGAAATCGAAAGGGTATAAAAAGACAAAAAACGGCGCCACTGCCGATGTATCAGGCGGGGTATCGTTAAAACAGTTCATCAAAGACAACGCGCGACATGGTCTGTCCGGTCTCGAAAACCTGTACTGGATCCCCGGCACAGTAGGCGGCGCACTCAGGATGAACGCCGGCAGTTTCGGCACCTCGGTCTCAGACCCCCTGCTGACGATGCGGGTCCTCAATGCGCACGGTCAGATCGTAACGATGACAAGGCAGGAGGCCTCTTTCGGCTACAGGGCCTCTCCCGTTAAGCCAGGGGAATGTGTCGTAAACGCCAGCTTCAGTCTGAAAAGCCGGAACAAAAAAGAGATAGTGAAAGACATGGAGTACGTCTACGGCGAGAGGAAAAAGAGGCACCCCATGGAATTCCCTTCCGCGGGCTCTGTCTTCAAGGGCGTGAAAGGGGAGCCGGCATGGAAGTTCATCGAGAAGGCCGGCTTTAAGGGCCTGAAGGTTGGCGGGGCCTGCGTCTCGGAAAAACACGCGAATTTCATCGTCAACCTCGGGTCGGCAACGGCGAATGACATCAGGAAGCTGATCGATACAATAAAGAGAGGGGTCTTCGAAAAGACAGGCGTGTCCCTCGAAGAAGAGGTAGAACTCTGGGGTTTTAATGGATAAGAAAGGGCTTAAAAGAAAGAGGATCGCAGTGCTGTATGGCGGGAAGTCGTCTGAAAGAGAGATCTCCATTAAAAGCGGCGCCGCTATCCTGAATAGTCTCATCAAGCTTGGTTACAACGCCACAGGCATTGATGCGGCAGAGAACCTTGTTGAGAAACTGAAAAAGGAGAAGATAGAAATTGCCTTTATCGCCCTCCACGGAAGGTGGGGTGAAGATGGGACAGTGCAAGGGCTCCTCGAGATTATGGGTATTCCCTACACCGGTTCAGGCGTTCTTGGTTCATCCATGGCCCTGGACAAAGCCATCATGAAGCTTCTCTTCGATAGTACGGGGATTCCCACTCCGGCCTATCTGATCTCCACCTCCTCTCATACCACGGCATTTCCTCTCCCCTTTGTCGTGAAGCCTGCCAACGAAGGTTCCACGATCGGCATATCCATCGTCAGGGAAAAGAAGGAGACAGCCCGCGCGATCAGGGTTGCGCGGGGATACGACAGGAAGATTGTCATTGAAGAATACATCGGGGGGAGCGAGATCACCGTGGGCATTGTAAACGGCAAGGCGCTCCCTGTCATCGAGGTGAGACCATCGTCAGGTTTTTACGATTTTCATGCAAAATACACGAAGGGCATGACAGAATATATCATCCCCGCAAAAATAAAGAGAGTAACGGCAAACAGGGCACGGGCCACAGCGCTGAAGGTGTACGAAATGTTCGAACTGTCCGGGTGCGCAAGGATCGATATGCTCGTCCAGGGGGATAACCCGCTGGTCATAGACATCAATACATCGCCGGGCATGACAGAGACATCGCTTGTGCCCAAGGCATGGGGGCACCTTGGCGGGACCTTCGACGGGCTCGTTGAAGAGATCCTGAAGGGGGCGAAGCTGAAGATATGAAAAAGACCTTATATATATTGTTCCTGGCTCCTCTCTGCGTCCTGTCGATACTCACGATCGCATATCTCTTCTCAAAGGACGAGCCGCTCTTTTTCCTGAAAAATGTAAAGGTCAGCGGTGTGAGCCAGCTTTCAGAAAGGGATGTTATGAGCAGAGTAACGCCGTACCTGAAAGAAAGTCTCCTGAAGGTCGATATCGAAAAGATAAAAGAGGCTATCGCCACACACCCCTTCGTGAGGGAGGTGCGCGTAAAAAGGGCATATCCGTTCTCCGTTGTCATAGACGTGAAGGAAAAGGTGCCGTCAGCGCTGTGGGTGAAAAATGACGGCGATGTCTTCGTCCTCGATGAATCCGGTGAACCATACAGGAAGATGGGCAGGGGCAATATCAAGGGACTTTTTATCATTAACGCGAAGGAAAAGACTGACGCGGCAAGCATCTTCAGACAGGTCAACGCGTGGTCAACAGAAGGGATCATAAAAAAGGAGAGCCTGTCGGAGGCT
This Syntrophorhabdaceae bacterium DNA region includes the following protein-coding sequences:
- a CDS encoding FtsQ-type POTRA domain-containing protein, which encodes MKKTLYILFLAPLCVLSILTIAYLFSKDEPLFFLKNVKVSGVSQLSERDVMSRVTPYLKESLLKVDIEKIKEAIATHPFVREVRVKRAYPFSVVIDVKEKVPSALWVKNDGDVFVLDESGEPYRKMGRGNIKGLFIINAKEKTDAASIFRQVNAWSTEGIIKKESLSEAAYNEGSLTLFGLDDGVEIILGKEEQKKRLKRAVAVLGDAKKRGLLIKCIDARFEKGAIIQERKG
- the mraY gene encoding phospho-N-acetylmuramoyl-pentapeptide-transferase: MLYHLLYPLHVKLSVFNVFRYITFRTVLAILTALIISFFLTPYVIRKFNEWKIKSAKREDVPDRHEVKEGTPTMGGFVILVSTIIPTLLWSDLTNYYIWVVTFALLSFGAIGFADDVKKLQGSNGKGISGKAKILFQTLFALITGALLYFKYGFVTELTIPLFKNFAPDLGVFYIVLCVFIIVGTSNSVNLTDGLDGLAIGPVLTVCSTFLLFAYLVGNIKFAQYLQIFYVKGAGELTILCGAMLGAGIGFLWYNTYPAELFMGDTGSLSLGASLATIAVIIKQEILLVIAGGIFVLEALSVIIQVYSFKLRGKRVFKMAPIHHHFELKGWNEGKIVVRFWIISIILGLLALSTLKLR
- a CDS encoding D-alanine--D-alanine ligase, producing MDKKGLKRKRIAVLYGGKSSEREISIKSGAAILNSLIKLGYNATGIDAAENLVEKLKKEKIEIAFIALHGRWGEDGTVQGLLEIMGIPYTGSGVLGSSMALDKAIMKLLFDSTGIPTPAYLISTSSHTTAFPLPFVVKPANEGSTIGISIVREKKETARAIRVARGYDRKIVIEEYIGGSEITVGIVNGKALPVIEVRPSSGFYDFHAKYTKGMTEYIIPAKIKRVTANRARATALKVYEMFELSGCARIDMLVQGDNPLVIDINTSPGMTETSLVPKAWGHLGGTFDGLVEEILKGAKLKI
- the murG gene encoding undecaprenyldiphospho-muramoylpentapeptide beta-N-acetylglucosaminyltransferase, with amino-acid sequence MKLVISAGGTGGHIFPGIAVAEALLAQDRTNDVVFIGTTYGLEGKIIPQAGFRLLYIEAHQFLGTSPIHKIRTMLRLLKGISMAAGILRSERPDAILGMGGFTSVPVVIAGVLLGVPSFIHEQNVQPGLANRLLSKITRSTFISFEETRRYLASKKARHTGNPLRKNLKAVDVKKPGDRFSIFVFGGSRGAKSINDSILTLLPFLESYKNTVMYHQTGAGDYTRISDSYKKTGIQHEVFPFTDDMAKYYSLSDVVISRAGATTIFELACFKRAAILIPYPYSAGGHQWKNASQVEQAGGGYVIGDDEASGERLFEVLKHLMKEPQLLKEMGENISRIYVEDAAERIIGGITDGIS
- the murC gene encoding UDP-N-acetylmuramate--L-alanine ligase, with protein sequence MVFHKIEKVHFVGIGGIGMSGIAEVLLNLGFQVTGSDLRKTDITERLEKLGARIFYGHQEENIVDSDVVVISSAVRADNPEVKKARGLFIPVIQRAEMLAELMRMKYSVAVAGAHGKTTTTSLVSSILGYAGMDPTCVIGGKLNSLGSNAKLGDSKFLVAEADESDGTFLLLFPTIAVVTNIDLEHLDFYKDIDEIKAAFLTFLNKVPFYGLDIICIDNANLQGLIPMLKRRYMTYGLSKQADLRAENIVYEGFTTRFKVVYKGYELGEITLALTGVHNVVNALAACGVGIELDIPFATIKEALKSFSGIHRRLEIKWDGDITLIDDYGHHPTEVRATLSAIRKMWKGRILVVFQPHRYTRTKALMEEFVTSFNEADVLIITEIYAASEEKIEGVTGTVLAEKIRASGHKNVIFAATKEKAAEKVLELAKKGDVVITLGAGDIYKIDESLKSVWSGKA
- the murD gene encoding UDP-N-acetylmuramoyl-L-alanine--D-glutamate ligase, which translates into the protein MDLPDNIMIVGLGASGVAAAKFLHGMGKQIALADEKDETALTPVLKSLEGIAFTGHFGPHRAEDFLRYPLIVVSPGVDSEMPVLKEARAKGIRVIGEIELACMFLDEPVIAITGTNGKTTTTTLIGEIFKKAFGNVFVGGNIGNPLINYVLEGKKAQYIIVEISSFQLETVETFRANTAILLNITEDHLDRYRSYEEYRDAKYRVFERQTEKDYAVIIDGLEAPGAGNGRVITFSTAKQLEEGAFAKDGNLHVRLNGNEFIYARDLSPLVGIHNTENILAALLTAHIYGIDQATISAVLREFKGLSHRVELVRELKGVRYYNDSKATNVDATKRALENIEGSVILIAGGKDKGGSYQAITEVARKIKVLIVIGEAKEKIVSELGNHVVIYKEEDMDSAVRTAHEVAESGDVVLLSPMCSSFDMFTDYKDRGDAYRKIVESL
- the murB gene encoding UDP-N-acetylmuramate dehydrogenase; this encodes MENVPMKRYTSMRVGGPVRYLLYPLDEGDLRNVLKYLTHRNIPYRFLGNGTNVIVNDSGLDEALIRITRMKSKGYKKTKNGATADVSGGVSLKQFIKDNARHGLSGLENLYWIPGTVGGALRMNAGSFGTSVSDPLLTMRVLNAHGQIVTMTRQEASFGYRASPVKPGECVVNASFSLKSRNKKEIVKDMEYVYGERKKRHPMEFPSAGSVFKGVKGEPAWKFIEKAGFKGLKVGGACVSEKHANFIVNLGSATANDIRKLIDTIKRGVFEKTGVSLEEEVELWGFNG